A window of the Rhizobium sp. ACO-34A genome harbors these coding sequences:
- a CDS encoding 3-keto-5-aminohexanoate cleavage protein yields MRTSIATVSISGDFPEKLAAIARAGFTGVEIFENDFLTHDASPREVAGMARDQGLEITLFQPFRDFEGMPEPQRARVFDRAERKFDIMGELGTDLMLICSNVSPISLGGIDRAAADFYELGERAARHGVRVGYEALAWGRHISDHRDAWEIVRRAGHDNIGIILDSFHTLSRKIDVNSIRAIPGDKIFIVQLADAPLIDMDLLYWSRHFRNMPGEGDLPVVDFMRAVAATGYDGPLSLEIFNDQFRGGSARAIAEDGHRSLVYIMDQVKRLEPDIRIEVPDMPARVAARGVEFVEFVAGPSEKTNLEELLASLGFARTGGHRNRKVDLYTQGDIRIVINSDIGSDSFAGASYSVHGANAYAFGMKVEDAEATVLRAAALGAPVFAEPRHEGEVAVPAIQGVGNGVIYFLDDTPALASIWTNEFTPVDEKPAGNAGLTRIDHLAQTTRYDEMLTWLLFYTSIFETRRTPMVDVVDPGGLVRSQAVESLDGHGFRLTMNGADSRKTFAGKFLAESFGTSIQHIAFATDDIFVTARNLTTLGFQALPISRNYYDDLEARFGLEPDFSDALRAASILYDRDEGGEYFQIYSRTFGEGFFFEIVERRGNYGGYGAMNAPFRIAAQRRLFRPEGMPRE; encoded by the coding sequence ATGCGGACCTCGATAGCGACCGTATCGATCAGCGGGGATTTCCCGGAAAAGCTTGCGGCGATCGCCAGGGCGGGGTTTACCGGCGTCGAGATCTTCGAGAACGATTTCCTCACCCATGACGCCTCGCCGCGGGAAGTCGCGGGCATGGCGCGCGACCAGGGGCTGGAGATCACCCTGTTCCAGCCCTTCCGCGATTTCGAGGGCATGCCGGAGCCGCAGCGCGCCCGCGTCTTCGACCGGGCCGAGCGCAAGTTCGACATCATGGGCGAGCTGGGCACCGACCTGATGCTGATCTGCTCCAACGTCTCGCCGATCTCGCTCGGCGGCATCGACCGGGCGGCGGCCGATTTCTACGAGCTTGGCGAGCGGGCGGCAAGGCACGGCGTGCGCGTCGGCTACGAGGCGCTGGCCTGGGGCCGCCACATCAGCGACCACCGCGACGCCTGGGAGATCGTGCGCCGCGCCGGGCACGACAATATCGGCATCATCCTCGACAGCTTCCACACGCTGTCGCGCAAGATCGACGTCAACAGCATCCGGGCGATCCCCGGCGACAAGATCTTCATCGTGCAGCTTGCCGATGCGCCGCTGATCGACATGGACCTGCTCTACTGGAGCCGCCACTTCCGCAACATGCCCGGCGAAGGCGACCTGCCGGTGGTGGATTTCATGCGGGCCGTCGCCGCGACCGGCTATGACGGGCCGCTGTCGCTGGAGATCTTCAACGATCAGTTTCGCGGCGGCTCGGCCCGGGCGATTGCCGAGGACGGCCATCGCTCGCTCGTCTACATCATGGATCAGGTGAAGCGGCTCGAACCCGACATCCGCATCGAGGTGCCGGACATGCCGGCGCGTGTGGCGGCCAGGGGCGTGGAGTTCGTGGAATTCGTCGCGGGCCCCTCGGAAAAGACCAATCTGGAGGAGCTTCTTGCCAGCCTCGGCTTTGCCCGTACCGGCGGCCATCGCAACCGCAAGGTCGATCTCTACACCCAGGGCGATATCCGCATCGTCATCAACAGCGATATCGGCAGCGACAGCTTTGCCGGCGCTTCCTATTCGGTGCACGGGGCCAATGCCTATGCCTTCGGCATGAAGGTGGAGGATGCCGAGGCCACGGTACTGAGGGCCGCAGCCCTCGGTGCGCCGGTCTTTGCCGAACCGCGCCATGAAGGCGAGGTGGCGGTTCCCGCGATCCAGGGCGTGGGCAATGGCGTCATCTATTTCCTCGACGACACGCCGGCGCTCGCCTCGATCTGGACGAACGAGTTTACCCCGGTGGACGAGAAGCCCGCCGGAAACGCAGGCCTGACCCGCATCGACCATCTCGCTCAGACCACGCGCTATGACGAGATGCTGACCTGGCTTCTGTTCTACACCTCGATCTTCGAGACGCGGCGGACCCCGATGGTCGACGTGGTCGATCCGGGCGGGCTGGTGCGCAGCCAGGCGGTGGAAAGCCTCGACGGCCACGGCTTCCGCCTGACGATGAACGGCGCCGACAGCCGCAAGACCTTCGCCGGCAAGTTCCTGGCGGAAAGCTTCGGCACCAGCATCCAGCACATCGCATTCGCCACCGACGACATCTTCGTGACCGCGCGCAACCTCACTACGCTCGGCTTCCAGGCGCTGCCGATCTCGCGCAACTACTATGATGATCTGGAGGCCCGGTTCGGGCTGGAACCCGATTTCTCCGACGCGCTGAGGGCGGCGAGCATCCTTTACGACCGCGACGAGGGCGGCGAGTACTTCCAGATCTACAGCCGCACCTTCGGCGAGGGCTTCTTCTTCGAAATCGTCGAGCGGCGCGGCAATTACGGCGGCTACGGCGCGATGAACGCCCCCTTCCGCATCGCGGCCCAGCGCCGTCTGTTCCGGCCCGAGGGCATGCCGAGGGAATGA
- a CDS encoding AsnC family transcriptional regulator, protein MNVAKYIPDELDRRIIAHLRIDGRASLAKLSDALGVARGTVQNRLDRLTGTGTLLGFTVRVREDYDDRSVHAVMMIEVIGKSTTQVIRKLHGIPEISSLHTTNGNWDLIANIRAGSLSDFDRVLREVRMIDGVSNSETSLLLSSV, encoded by the coding sequence ATGAACGTCGCCAAATACATTCCCGACGAACTCGACCGCCGCATCATCGCCCATCTGCGCATCGACGGCCGCGCCTCGCTGGCAAAGCTGTCCGATGCGCTCGGCGTGGCGCGCGGCACGGTGCAGAACCGGCTGGACCGGCTGACGGGAACCGGCACGCTTCTGGGTTTCACGGTCCGGGTGCGGGAGGATTACGACGACCGCTCGGTGCATGCAGTGATGATGATCGAGGTGATCGGCAAGTCGACGACGCAGGTCATCCGCAAGCTGCACGGCATTCCCGAGATTTCCTCGCTGCACACCACCAACGGCAACTGGGACCTGATCGCCAATATCCGCGCCGGCAGCCTCTCCGATTTCGACCGGGTGCTGCGCGAGGTGCGCATGATCGACGGCGTTTCGAACAGCGAGACGAGCCTGCTGCTCAGTTCGGTCTGA